In the Stigmatella erecta genome, one interval contains:
- a CDS encoding cupin domain-containing protein: protein MHQPSEQLIQVGQLELRFFVDGTHTQGHFSMAEMLVPPGARVPPPHSHPDVDETVHVLEGTFTFRVGDTVHELRAGERCFSPRGHVHAFANRHDTPARILTVFSPANIGPQYFREVGEIINAGGPPDFAKVRSVMEKYGLRLEA, encoded by the coding sequence ATGCATCAGCCGAGTGAGCAGTTGATCCAGGTGGGCCAGCTGGAGCTGCGCTTCTTCGTCGACGGCACGCACACCCAGGGCCATTTCTCGATGGCGGAGATGCTCGTGCCACCGGGCGCGCGCGTGCCCCCGCCGCACTCGCACCCGGATGTCGACGAGACCGTGCACGTGCTCGAGGGGACGTTCACCTTCCGCGTCGGGGACACCGTGCACGAGCTTCGCGCGGGCGAGCGCTGCTTCTCTCCCCGGGGCCACGTGCACGCGTTCGCCAACCGGCACGACACCCCGGCCCGGATCCTCACCGTGTTCTCGCCCGCCAACATCGGGCCGCAGTACTTTCGCGAGGTCGGAGAGATCATCAACGCGGGCGGACCGCCCGACTTCGCGAAGGTCCGCTCGGTGATGGAGAAGTACGGCCTCCGGCTGGAGGCCTAG
- a CDS encoding RICIN domain-containing protein — protein MGCSNAGEQLPRYEGEIQLFAVDHADGTHRMGYGLRTADGQSFELSFDGEPQVQAGDRVVIHGYLAPERAASAQPGQVGEVLQAESIEVLPASAASKEGLATSSDALVGGTPRTIRVAVLPLVFPGSTAGIDNATAKQRLATVRSYYQEISYGTWIVEGDALAPLTLARPANCNLDTINNAARAAAKSQGINLDVYAHVGFVIPNNSGLSNCACGLAWVGRPPASSSPSIGNGSLYTCTDANAFAHEFGHGFGLNHASTARCGTGVAYKANPYSSCTPDEYGNRFNTMGGGLGHMNAFQKSAMKWLDKCNTLRVSKSGTFEVTAIHTASNATQALQIPNGDNVGGRPLYYWVEYRNPALATFNSGATGAGVHVGVAQDFRSADGDTRPLLLDLAPGYPNNHQDPRLTAGRTFQDPNGIAISVLEQNNDRAVVQVTFPGGGSGTNVCADSSVPGTTAPQAGGTYQLTAAHSGKCLDVSNSGTADGSNIQQWDCNGTNAQAFRLETSGAGYRLVNINSGKCVDVASSGTTDGANIQLYTCNGTNAQAFRLQQRTDGKGYNLANVNSSKCAEVAGSSTASGANVQQWSCNNGLNQAWTFSTR, from the coding sequence ATGGGTTGCTCGAACGCGGGAGAGCAGCTGCCTCGCTATGAGGGAGAGATTCAGCTCTTCGCGGTCGACCATGCCGACGGCACGCACCGCATGGGCTATGGCCTGAGGACCGCGGATGGACAGAGCTTCGAGCTGTCTTTCGACGGCGAGCCCCAGGTCCAGGCGGGAGACCGCGTGGTGATTCACGGCTACCTGGCCCCCGAGCGCGCCGCCTCCGCGCAGCCCGGCCAGGTGGGAGAGGTGCTCCAGGCCGAGTCCATCGAGGTGTTGCCGGCCTCCGCCGCCTCCAAGGAGGGGCTCGCCACGTCGAGCGACGCGCTGGTGGGCGGAACGCCCCGGACGATCCGGGTCGCCGTCCTCCCCCTGGTGTTTCCGGGCTCGACCGCGGGAATCGACAACGCCACGGCCAAGCAACGCCTGGCGACGGTGCGCTCGTACTACCAGGAGATCTCCTACGGTACCTGGATTGTCGAGGGTGATGCCCTCGCGCCGCTGACCCTGGCGCGGCCCGCCAACTGCAACCTGGACACCATCAACAACGCGGCCCGCGCGGCGGCGAAGAGCCAGGGCATCAACCTGGATGTCTATGCCCACGTGGGATTTGTGATTCCCAACAACTCGGGGCTCAGCAACTGTGCCTGTGGTCTGGCGTGGGTGGGCCGTCCCCCCGCGTCGAGCTCGCCCTCCATTGGCAATGGCAGTCTGTATACGTGCACGGATGCGAATGCCTTCGCGCACGAGTTTGGCCATGGCTTTGGCCTGAACCATGCCTCCACGGCCCGCTGCGGCACCGGCGTGGCATACAAGGCGAACCCCTACAGCAGCTGCACGCCGGATGAGTACGGCAACCGCTTCAACACCATGGGCGGGGGCCTGGGGCACATGAATGCCTTCCAGAAGTCCGCCATGAAGTGGCTGGACAAGTGCAACACGCTCCGGGTGAGCAAGAGCGGCACGTTCGAGGTGACCGCCATCCACACGGCGTCCAACGCCACCCAGGCGCTGCAGATCCCCAACGGGGACAACGTGGGCGGCCGGCCGCTCTACTACTGGGTGGAGTACCGCAACCCGGCGCTCGCCACGTTCAACTCGGGCGCCACCGGCGCCGGCGTGCATGTCGGCGTCGCGCAGGACTTCCGCTCCGCGGACGGGGACACCCGCCCGCTGCTGCTGGATCTCGCCCCCGGCTACCCGAACAACCACCAGGATCCCCGGCTCACGGCGGGCCGGACGTTCCAGGACCCCAACGGCATCGCCATCTCGGTGCTGGAGCAGAACAACGACCGGGCCGTCGTGCAGGTGACCTTCCCCGGTGGCGGCTCCGGAACGAATGTGTGCGCGGACAGCTCGGTGCCGGGCACCACCGCGCCCCAGGCGGGCGGAACGTACCAGCTGACCGCCGCGCACAGCGGCAAGTGCCTGGATGTGTCCAACTCGGGCACGGCGGACGGGAGCAATATCCAGCAGTGGGACTGCAACGGCACCAACGCCCAGGCCTTCCGCCTGGAGACCTCGGGCGCCGGCTACCGGCTCGTCAACATCAACAGTGGCAAGTGCGTGGACGTCGCCTCGTCGGGCACCACGGATGGCGCCAACATCCAGCTCTACACGTGCAACGGGACGAACGCCCAGGCCTTCCGCCTGCAGCAGCGGACGGACGGGAAGGGCTACAACCTCGCCAACGTCAACAGCAGCAAGTGCGCCGAGGTGGCGGGCTCGAGCACCGCGAGCGGCGCGAACGTCCAGCAGTGGAGCTGCAACAACGGCCTCAACCAGGCCTGGACGTTCTCCACCCGCTGA
- a CDS encoding GlxA family transcriptional regulator has translation MGWQIPAMHVMAVVALEGVVPFDLSTPCDVFGRVRLPGGHPGYQVRVCGVTPEVNAGVFHLRTRHGLDELARADTILLPGISDLDAPVPGALVEAVRAAAAEGTRVASICTGAFLLAATGLLDGHRATTHWLAAEELARRHPAIQVDPNVLYVDNGQVLTSAGAAAGLDLCLHMVRSDYGSAVAADAARCSVMPLERAGGQSQFIQHVPPTPDGASLEPVLRWMEERLHEPLTLEDIAQHAALSVRTLNRRFREQTGTTPLQWMLRARVRRAQHLLETSAHPVEAIAGKVGFGSVTAFREHFHRLVATSPQSYRRAFRAPH, from the coding sequence GTGGGATGGCAGATTCCCGCCATGCACGTGATGGCCGTCGTGGCCCTGGAGGGGGTTGTCCCGTTTGATCTATCGACCCCATGCGATGTGTTCGGCCGGGTCCGGTTGCCAGGAGGCCATCCCGGGTACCAAGTCCGGGTGTGCGGAGTCACTCCGGAGGTGAACGCCGGGGTGTTCCACCTGCGGACGCGCCATGGCCTGGACGAGCTGGCGCGGGCGGACACGATCCTCCTTCCCGGCATCTCGGACCTCGATGCGCCGGTGCCCGGGGCGCTCGTGGAGGCCGTCCGTGCGGCCGCGGCGGAGGGCACCCGCGTGGCGTCCATCTGCACGGGGGCGTTCTTGCTGGCCGCGACGGGCCTGCTCGACGGGCACCGTGCCACGACGCACTGGCTCGCGGCGGAGGAGCTGGCCCGCCGCCATCCGGCGATCCAGGTGGATCCCAATGTCCTCTATGTCGACAACGGCCAGGTCCTGACCTCGGCCGGCGCCGCGGCGGGGCTGGACCTGTGCCTCCACATGGTGCGGAGCGACTACGGCTCCGCGGTGGCAGCGGACGCGGCCCGGTGCTCGGTGATGCCCCTGGAGCGGGCCGGAGGCCAGTCCCAGTTCATCCAGCATGTGCCGCCCACCCCGGACGGCGCCTCGCTGGAGCCGGTGCTGCGGTGGATGGAGGAGCGCCTCCACGAGCCGCTCACGCTCGAAGACATCGCCCAGCACGCGGCGCTGAGCGTGCGCACCCTCAACCGCCGCTTTCGCGAGCAGACGGGAACCACGCCCCTCCAGTGGATGCTCCGGGCCCGGGTCCGCCGGGCCCAGCACCTGCTCGAAACCTCGGCGCACCCGGTGGAGGCGATCGCGGGAAAAGTGGGCTTCGGCTCCGTGACTGCGTTTCGTGAGCACTTCCACCGGCTGGTGGCCACCAGCCCCCAGTCCTACCGGCGTGCCTTCCGCGCGCCGCACTGA
- a CDS encoding DJ-1/PfpI family protein, protein MLAQIVLFDGFDMLDAIAPYEVLWAGGAASGGALQVEFATLEGPREVPSGPAGVKVSASATVDPRRAHLLVVPGVAGPMQGDGPGTTTSLLKRALETRLPSVFRAALDTPGVTVATVCGGSLLLAMAGLLAGRHAVTHSAAMPALAAAGAIAIPARVVDDGNLVTSGGVTSGLDLGLHLVERELGPRIAHALEALFEHERRGTVWRAQGPAPLPI, encoded by the coding sequence GTGCTGGCTCAGATCGTTCTGTTCGACGGCTTCGACATGCTGGATGCCATCGCCCCCTATGAGGTGCTCTGGGCGGGAGGGGCCGCGTCCGGCGGCGCCCTCCAGGTCGAGTTCGCCACCCTGGAGGGCCCCCGGGAAGTTCCCAGTGGCCCCGCGGGCGTGAAGGTCTCCGCCAGCGCCACGGTGGATCCGCGGCGGGCCCACCTGCTCGTGGTGCCCGGCGTCGCCGGTCCCATGCAGGGCGATGGCCCCGGAACGACCACCTCTCTCCTGAAGCGCGCGCTGGAGACCCGGCTGCCCAGCGTGTTCCGGGCCGCGCTCGACACGCCCGGCGTGACGGTGGCGACGGTCTGCGGCGGCTCGCTGCTGCTCGCCATGGCCGGTCTGCTGGCCGGCAGGCACGCCGTCACCCATTCCGCGGCCATGCCGGCACTCGCGGCGGCAGGCGCCATCGCCATCCCGGCGCGGGTCGTCGATGACGGGAACCTCGTGACGTCGGGTGGCGTGACGTCGGGGCTCGACCTCGGCCTGCACCTGGTCGAGCGCGAGCTGGGCCCGCGCATCGCCCACGCCCTCGAGGCCCTGTTCGAGCACGAGCGCCGCGGCACGGTGTGGCGCGCCCAGGGCCCCGCGCCCCTTCCCATCTGA
- a CDS encoding DUF3817 domain-containing protein: MSALRALRLIGLLEGLSFLALLFVAMPLKYFLTLPVAVRVAGSVHGLLFLAFASALFRVATERRWPLRRSLAAFGASLIPFGNFVLDRALAREQAAAREAHPIC, translated from the coding sequence ATGAGCGCGCTCCGCGCCTTGCGCCTCATCGGGCTGCTGGAAGGGCTGTCGTTCCTGGCCCTCCTCTTCGTCGCGATGCCGCTCAAGTACTTCCTGACACTGCCCGTCGCGGTCCGTGTCGCGGGCAGTGTCCATGGGCTCCTCTTCCTCGCGTTCGCCTCCGCGCTGTTCCGCGTGGCCACCGAGCGCCGCTGGCCGCTTCGCCGGTCGCTCGCCGCCTTCGGTGCGTCCCTGATTCCCTTCGGGAACTTCGTGCTGGACCGCGCCCTCGCGCGCGAGCAGGCGGCGGCGCGGGAGGCCCACCCCATTTGTTGA
- a CDS encoding penicillin-binding transpeptidase domain-containing protein, which translates to MAALFLAACVSVRSTPGEGPREEAQAYLQAWAAGDFAALKRQVARPPATLEEQHRRFQSELRILSSRFQLGRVELQGEGAVASFRAIHLLQGLGEWEVASTLRFVRHQGRWWVRWSPAVLHPEAREGAHFSRLRTRPERAAILDARGQPLTHVGDVITIGVEPRRIQNRTAVALALQEQVGLEPARFQNALSAPGVAPERFLPLLDVRPERYQQVRPALAPVPGIFFRRKTARLTPAEGFAAHTLGRMGEVTAELLPRLGPTYQPGDAVGLSGLELAYEPRLAGSASGEVRLQLPSGPVRVLHRFEGVPGLPLRTTLLPEVQAAAEAALEGVLQPAALVAVDSRTGAILAVASRPLEQPLHRAFAGRYPPGSTFKTVTAEAVLATGVGVDSRVPCPPSVVAGGRPFRNFEGESFGETRLRGAFAHSCNTTFVMLAAALKPGALEAAARRFGFDVPYQPGLPSPGASFPPPRDGVEQAAAAIGQGRVLATPLHMASVAAAAESGRWSAPFLLADSEKGPSAALAPGTRAPLRALMRAVVTEGSGKAAASIEGLAGKTGTAEFGTGTPPATHAWFIGFHHGIGFSVLVEGGGVGGRVAVPIAARFVSAL; encoded by the coding sequence GTGGCGGCCCTGTTCCTGGCCGCGTGTGTCTCCGTGCGGAGCACACCCGGCGAGGGTCCGCGTGAAGAGGCCCAGGCCTACCTGCAAGCGTGGGCCGCGGGGGACTTCGCCGCCTTGAAGCGCCAGGTGGCCCGTCCTCCCGCCACCCTGGAGGAGCAGCACCGGCGCTTCCAGAGCGAGCTGCGCATCCTCTCCTCCCGCTTCCAGCTCGGCCGCGTCGAGCTCCAGGGCGAGGGCGCCGTGGCCTCCTTCCGCGCCATCCACCTGCTGCAGGGGCTGGGGGAGTGGGAGGTGGCCAGCACGTTGCGCTTCGTGCGGCACCAGGGGCGCTGGTGGGTGCGCTGGTCCCCCGCGGTGCTGCACCCCGAGGCGCGCGAGGGGGCCCACTTCTCCCGCCTCCGGACACGCCCGGAGCGCGCCGCGATCCTCGATGCCCGGGGCCAGCCCCTCACCCACGTGGGCGACGTCATCACCATTGGCGTCGAGCCCCGGCGCATCCAGAACCGCACCGCCGTGGCCCTGGCGCTCCAGGAGCAGGTGGGGCTCGAGCCCGCCCGGTTCCAGAATGCGCTGAGCGCCCCCGGCGTGGCCCCCGAGCGCTTTCTGCCCCTCCTCGACGTGCGCCCCGAGCGCTACCAGCAGGTCCGGCCCGCGCTGGCCCCCGTACCGGGCATCTTCTTCCGCCGGAAGACGGCCCGGCTCACCCCCGCGGAGGGCTTCGCGGCCCACACCCTGGGCCGGATGGGCGAGGTGACGGCCGAGCTGCTCCCGAGGCTGGGCCCCACCTACCAGCCGGGAGATGCCGTGGGCCTGTCCGGGCTGGAGCTGGCGTACGAGCCGCGCCTCGCGGGAAGCGCCTCGGGTGAGGTGCGGCTGCAGCTTCCTTCCGGCCCGGTGCGCGTCCTGCACCGCTTCGAGGGCGTCCCGGGGCTCCCGCTGCGGACCACCCTCCTGCCCGAAGTGCAGGCGGCCGCGGAGGCCGCGCTCGAAGGCGTGCTCCAGCCCGCGGCCCTCGTCGCCGTGGACAGCCGCACGGGCGCCATCCTGGCCGTCGCCAGCCGGCCGCTCGAACAGCCCTTGCACCGGGCCTTCGCCGGCCGTTACCCCCCCGGCTCGACGTTCAAGACCGTCACCGCCGAAGCGGTGCTCGCCACGGGCGTGGGCGTGGACAGCCGCGTGCCGTGCCCGCCCTCCGTGGTGGCCGGGGGCAGGCCGTTCCGCAACTTCGAGGGCGAGTCCTTCGGGGAGACCCGCCTGCGCGGGGCGTTCGCCCACTCGTGCAACACCACCTTCGTGATGCTCGCCGCCGCGCTCAAGCCCGGGGCGCTGGAGGCCGCGGCCCGCCGCTTCGGGTTCGACGTGCCCTATCAGCCGGGGCTGCCCTCTCCGGGCGCCTCGTTTCCCCCGCCCCGGGATGGGGTGGAGCAGGCCGCCGCGGCCATTGGCCAGGGGCGCGTGCTGGCCACGCCGCTGCACATGGCCTCGGTCGCCGCCGCCGCCGAGTCGGGCCGCTGGTCCGCCCCCTTCCTCCTGGCGGACAGCGAGAAGGGCCCCAGCGCCGCGCTGGCGCCAGGCACCCGCGCCCCCCTGCGCGCGTTGATGCGCGCCGTGGTCACCGAGGGCTCGGGCAAGGCGGCCGCCAGCATCGAGGGCCTGGCCGGCAAGACGGGGACCGCCGAGTTCGGCACCGGCACCCCGCCCGCGACGCACGCGTGGTTCATCGGCTTTCACCACGGCATCGGCTTCTCCGTCCTGGTGGAGGGCGGTGGGGTGGGGGGCCGCGTCGCCGTGCCCATCGCCGCGCGGTTCGTCTCCGCCCTGTGA
- a CDS encoding S1 family peptidase, with protein MTRKLHTLSTVTALFAGLATVHGLPATAEAAPTGQSVAAQDVSPSMLSAMQRDLGLTEEQVHRRLAFEATAARVELRLSQELGSTFGGAWLNEDGSQLIVGVTDEASAALVRLAGAEPRRVARSKAQLDRVMDELDRNAANASASSIHTWYVDLPTNSVVVTAADSVMSKFQAETFIARTSGAKDGTIRVVRSAEAPRPLYDTRGGDAYYPGNARCSIGFAVNGGFVTAGHCGGVGTTTSGHNRVAQGTVRGSTFPGNDYGWVQTNGSWVSQPWVNNYAGGNDVVAGSSEAGIGASICRSGSTTGKRCGAIQAKNVTVNYSNGPVYGLTQTNVCAEGGDSGGSWLSGNQAQGVTSGGSGNCTSGGTTFYQPLNPILSVYGLSLTTNGGGGGGGKGFVSRLNGKCIDVPNSNFSDGVQLQMWDCNGTNAQKFTWVGSTLQIGGKCVDVANASTANGAAIQIVSCNGNRAQDFVLSGAGDLVSYLANKCVDIKDVSSASGAKLHLWECNGAANQKWDYR; from the coding sequence ATGACCCGAAAGCTTCACACGCTCTCCACCGTGACGGCCCTGTTCGCGGGCCTGGCCACCGTCCACGGCCTGCCTGCCACCGCCGAGGCGGCCCCCACCGGCCAGAGCGTGGCCGCGCAGGATGTGTCCCCGTCGATGCTCTCCGCGATGCAGCGGGACCTGGGCCTCACCGAGGAGCAGGTGCACCGCCGGCTGGCGTTCGAGGCCACCGCCGCCCGCGTCGAGCTCCGGCTGAGCCAGGAGCTGGGCAGCACCTTCGGGGGCGCCTGGCTGAATGAGGACGGCTCCCAGCTCATCGTCGGCGTCACCGACGAGGCCAGCGCCGCCCTCGTGCGCCTGGCGGGTGCCGAGCCCCGCCGGGTGGCCCGGAGCAAGGCGCAGCTCGACCGCGTGATGGACGAGCTGGACCGCAACGCCGCGAACGCCTCCGCCTCCTCCATCCACACCTGGTACGTCGACCTGCCCACCAACAGCGTCGTCGTGACCGCCGCGGACTCGGTCATGTCCAAGTTCCAGGCGGAGACCTTCATCGCCCGCACGAGCGGCGCGAAGGACGGCACCATCCGCGTGGTCCGCTCGGCCGAAGCGCCCCGGCCGCTGTACGACACGCGCGGCGGAGATGCCTACTACCCCGGCAACGCGCGCTGTTCGATTGGCTTCGCCGTCAACGGCGGCTTCGTCACCGCCGGCCACTGCGGCGGCGTGGGCACCACCACCTCCGGCCACAACCGCGTCGCGCAGGGCACCGTGCGCGGCTCGACCTTCCCCGGCAACGACTACGGCTGGGTGCAGACCAACGGCTCCTGGGTCTCCCAGCCGTGGGTCAACAACTACGCGGGCGGCAATGACGTGGTGGCCGGCTCCAGCGAGGCCGGCATCGGCGCCTCCATCTGCCGCTCCGGCTCCACCACCGGCAAGCGCTGCGGCGCCATCCAGGCCAAGAACGTCACCGTCAACTACTCCAACGGCCCCGTCTACGGCCTCACCCAGACCAACGTCTGCGCCGAGGGCGGTGACTCGGGCGGCTCGTGGCTCTCCGGCAACCAGGCCCAGGGCGTGACGTCGGGTGGCTCGGGCAACTGCACCTCGGGCGGCACCACGTTCTACCAGCCGCTCAACCCCATCCTGAGCGTCTACGGCCTGTCGCTCACCACGAACGGCGGCGGGGGCGGCGGCGGCAAGGGGTTCGTCTCGCGCCTCAACGGCAAGTGCATCGACGTGCCCAACTCCAACTTCTCCGACGGCGTCCAGCTCCAGATGTGGGACTGCAACGGCACCAACGCCCAGAAGTTCACCTGGGTGGGCAGCACGCTGCAGATCGGCGGCAAGTGCGTGGACGTCGCCAACGCCTCCACGGCCAACGGCGCGGCCATCCAGATCGTCAGCTGCAATGGCAACCGCGCCCAGGACTTCGTGCTCAGCGGCGCGGGCGACCTGGTCAGCTACCTGGCCAACAAGTGCGTGGACATCAAGGACGTCAGCTCCGCCAGCGGCGCCAAGCTGCACCTCTGGGAGTGCAACGGCGCGGCCAACCAGAAGTGGGATTACCGCTAG
- a CDS encoding ATPase domain-containing protein translates to MTDSSPRPAERIPTGVPGLDTVLSGGFRKGRTYMLMGLPGAGKTILANQVCFHHAHQGGRVLYVTLLAESHTELVSNLNSLSFFDASRLPESISYLSAFTELEQEGLDGLSTLLRKEIRSQDISLLVLDGLVAAEELAPSPQALKKFIHGLQVVTSLVGCTTLVLTTGGGRGLRAEHTMVDGLLILKQRTVGARTLRELLVRKFRGSAHLLGRHSFEITSQGLTVFPRLETIAEVDAPSQNVGDARCGFGVAALDTMLAGGLPMGSTTILLGPPGSGKTLLGLNFLAEGARRGDRSHYFAFYDAPRRMLNQAASVGLELEPLIAQGHLEVSFQAPTEILLDKLGAQMLEAIRTQGAQRIFLDGYEALSRASVRQSRVVRFLAALVNECRVRGVTLLFTVETASAFGPEVKFPMRGISMVAENILFLRSVELNSELRRFISILKERNSGYDGTLRELLINSQGLSVGASFSDAQMLLTGLARSPPGAPSPKSSRGRRGA, encoded by the coding sequence ATGACCGATAGCAGTCCACGCCCAGCCGAGCGGATTCCCACGGGCGTCCCTGGCCTCGACACGGTGCTGAGTGGCGGCTTCCGCAAGGGGCGCACTTACATGTTGATGGGGCTGCCGGGCGCGGGGAAGACCATCCTCGCCAACCAGGTGTGCTTCCACCACGCTCACCAGGGCGGGCGGGTGCTCTACGTCACGTTGCTGGCCGAGTCGCACACGGAGCTGGTCAGCAACCTCAACTCGCTCTCGTTCTTCGACGCCTCGCGGCTCCCGGAATCCATCTCGTACCTGAGCGCCTTCACGGAGCTGGAGCAGGAGGGGCTGGATGGCCTGAGCACGCTGCTGCGCAAGGAGATCCGCAGCCAGGACATCTCGCTGCTCGTGCTCGACGGGCTGGTGGCCGCGGAGGAGCTGGCCCCCTCGCCCCAGGCGCTCAAGAAGTTCATCCACGGGCTCCAGGTGGTGACCAGCCTCGTGGGCTGCACGACGCTGGTGCTCACCACGGGCGGCGGGCGCGGCCTCCGGGCCGAGCACACCATGGTGGATGGGTTGCTCATCCTGAAGCAGCGGACCGTGGGCGCGCGCACGCTCCGCGAGCTGCTCGTCCGCAAGTTCCGGGGCAGCGCCCACCTGCTCGGGCGGCACAGCTTCGAAATCACCTCTCAGGGACTCACGGTCTTCCCGCGGCTGGAGACCATCGCGGAGGTGGATGCGCCCTCCCAGAATGTGGGGGATGCCCGCTGCGGCTTCGGGGTCGCCGCCCTGGACACGATGCTGGCCGGGGGCCTGCCCATGGGCTCCACGACCATCCTGCTCGGCCCTCCGGGCAGCGGCAAAACGCTGCTCGGCCTGAACTTCCTGGCCGAGGGGGCCCGCCGGGGGGACCGGAGCCACTACTTCGCCTTCTACGACGCGCCCCGGCGCATGCTGAACCAGGCGGCCAGCGTGGGCCTCGAGCTCGAGCCGCTCATCGCGCAGGGGCACCTCGAGGTGAGCTTCCAGGCGCCCACCGAGATCCTCCTCGACAAGCTCGGCGCGCAGATGCTGGAGGCCATCCGCACGCAAGGGGCCCAGCGCATCTTCCTGGACGGCTACGAGGCCCTGAGCCGGGCCTCGGTCCGCCAATCCCGGGTGGTGCGCTTCCTGGCGGCGCTCGTCAACGAGTGCCGGGTGCGGGGCGTCACCCTGCTGTTCACGGTGGAGACGGCCTCCGCCTTCGGCCCGGAGGTGAAGTTCCCCATGCGGGGCATCTCCATGGTGGCGGAGAACATCCTCTTCCTGCGCTCGGTGGAGCTGAACTCCGAGCTGCGCCGCTTCATTTCCATCCTCAAGGAGCGCAACAGCGGCTATGACGGCACCCTGCGCGAGCTGCTCATCAACAGCCAGGGGCTGTCGGTGGGCGCCTCCTTCTCCGACGCGCAGATGCTCCTGACGGGCCTGGCCCGCTCCCCCCCGGGAGCGCCCTCGCCCAAGAGCTCCCGTGGACGCAGAGGCGCGTAG
- a CDS encoding response regulator yields MGPILIVDDEFGIVEALRDLLADEGYRTVIANNGRQALERMEAERPAMVLLDHMMPVMNGPALLAMMLATPHLRDIPVVMMSASPFSLWKHQPCAAFLPKPFGITAVLELVHRFAGTPEMH; encoded by the coding sequence ATGGGTCCCATCCTCATCGTCGATGACGAGTTTGGCATCGTCGAGGCCCTCCGGGACTTGCTCGCGGATGAAGGGTACCGGACGGTCATCGCGAACAACGGGCGGCAGGCACTCGAGCGCATGGAGGCCGAGCGCCCCGCGATGGTGTTGCTCGACCACATGATGCCGGTGATGAATGGCCCCGCGCTGCTGGCGATGATGCTGGCCACCCCCCACCTGAGGGACATCCCCGTGGTGATGATGAGCGCGAGTCCTTTCTCGCTCTGGAAGCACCAGCCGTGCGCGGCCTTCTTACCGAAGCCCTTCGGCATCACCGCGGTGCTGGAGCTCGTCCACCGCTTCGCCGGCACGCCCGAGATGCACTAG
- a CDS encoding M24 family metallopeptidase, which translates to MRLRSLPLLLAALMVSSACATPGARPAAAPGAPPARPFGTVQEQAQRQQAWLRERLEVALPRLMRQHGIELWVVPMREYNEDPVFKALVSATTYAARRRTIYVFHDRGELGVSRIALGGNAQGGLYELRRPTQQVAGGGRAVEPWGPDQWQMLKQLLEERQPRTIAINVSRVFAFADGLTHGEYEGMVEALGPTWASRFKPSGGLPVDLLAWRSEDEARFFAEENRLAWDIIQTAFSNEVITPGTTHVRDVEWWMVQRLTDLGLATWFHPSVSVQRQGAGDAQLGENPVIQRGDVLHCDFGITALRLNTDTQHMGYVLREGETEVPEGLKGALARSNRLQDIVVEELRPGRTGNEVLAASLARMRQEGIEGTVYSHPVGLHGHGAGAMVGLWDRQEGVPGNGDHRILPGMWYSIELQATSPVAEWGGQRVRSAQEEDVILGADGQVRWAWKRQTAFHVVR; encoded by the coding sequence ATGCGCCTCCGGTCCCTCCCGCTGCTCCTTGCCGCACTGATGGTGTCCTCGGCCTGCGCCACCCCGGGCGCGCGGCCCGCGGCCGCGCCAGGCGCGCCTCCCGCGCGGCCCTTCGGCACCGTCCAGGAGCAGGCGCAGCGGCAGCAGGCCTGGCTGCGCGAGCGGCTGGAGGTGGCGCTGCCGCGGCTCATGCGCCAGCACGGCATCGAGCTGTGGGTGGTGCCCATGCGCGAGTACAACGAGGATCCGGTCTTCAAGGCCCTGGTCTCCGCCACCACGTACGCGGCCCGTCGCCGCACCATCTATGTCTTCCATGACCGGGGGGAGCTGGGCGTGTCCCGCATCGCGCTGGGCGGCAACGCCCAGGGCGGGCTGTACGAGCTGCGGCGTCCCACGCAGCAGGTGGCGGGCGGGGGGAGGGCGGTGGAGCCCTGGGGGCCGGACCAGTGGCAGATGCTCAAGCAGCTCCTGGAGGAGCGCCAGCCCCGCACCATTGCCATCAACGTCTCGCGCGTCTTTGCCTTCGCGGACGGGCTGACCCACGGCGAGTACGAGGGCATGGTGGAGGCCCTGGGGCCTACGTGGGCCTCGCGCTTCAAGCCCTCGGGGGGGCTGCCGGTGGACCTGCTGGCGTGGCGGAGCGAGGACGAGGCGCGCTTCTTCGCGGAGGAGAACCGGCTCGCATGGGACATCATCCAGACGGCCTTCTCCAACGAAGTCATCACCCCGGGCACCACCCACGTCCGGGACGTGGAGTGGTGGATGGTCCAGCGGCTGACCGACCTGGGGCTGGCCACATGGTTCCACCCCTCGGTGAGCGTGCAGCGGCAGGGGGCGGGGGACGCGCAGCTCGGCGAGAATCCGGTCATCCAGCGGGGGGATGTGCTGCACTGTGACTTTGGCATCACCGCGCTGCGGCTCAACACGGACACCCAGCACATGGGCTACGTGCTGCGCGAGGGCGAGACGGAGGTGCCCGAGGGGCTGAAGGGGGCCCTGGCGCGCTCCAACCGGTTGCAGGACATCGTGGTGGAGGAGCTGCGGCCCGGCCGCACCGGCAACGAGGTGCTGGCCGCCTCGCTCGCCCGGATGCGGCAGGAGGGCATCGAGGGCACCGTCTACTCCCACCCGGTGGGGCTGCACGGCCATGGCGCGGGGGCCATGGTGGGGCTGTGGGACCGGCAGGAGGGGGTGCCCGGCAATGGGGACCACCGCATCCTTCCGGGCATGTGGTACTCCATCGAGCTGCAGGCCACCTCGCCCGTGGCGGAGTGGGGCGGCCAGAGGGTGCGCTCGGCGCAGGAGGAGGACGTCATCCTCGGGGCGGATGGCCAGGTGCGCTGGGCGTGGAAGCGCCAGACGGCCTTCCACGTGGTGCGCTAG